Genomic segment of Patescibacteria group bacterium:
ATAGAATTTGTTACAGATAGGTTGGGGCATGACAGAAAATACGCGGTAGATTGGTCAAAAATAGAACGAGAACTTGGTTGGAAACCGCAGTTTTCGTTTAAGGAACAACTTAAAAATACAATCAGTTGGTACAAAGAAAATACATCGTGGTGGGGAAACATTGCTAGTACAATATAAAATGGACATACGATTTTTCCCTTTATCCACGCTAAAAAAGCGGGTACTACCCGAATCGGGTAGTACCCGAATTTACCGAATTTATGTCGGGCCTGCACTGTTTTTTACAGTTAATTTAGCGTCTAGCTTTGTCAGCTACCTTTTCCAACTCTTAGCCTCTCGAGCTTTATCAATTGTGGAATATGGGGAGCTGGTGGCGTTGTTTTCGGCAATTGGAATTATTACTCTTCCCTTTGCTGTAGTAAATCCTGCCATTGTTAAAAAAGTTTCCGAGTACAAAGTTCATCAAAACTTTGCTTCTCTTACAAAATTATTTTCGGGTCTTGTTGTTATCAATTTACTCTTTTCTTTAATTCTCCTGTTGTTTTTTGGTTTGTTTTCTAAACAAAGCGCTTCTTGGCTCAATATTGCAAATCAACATACAATACTATTATGCTCTCTTATTGCGGGAGTCAGTCTTGTTTCGGGGCTTCCGGGAATTTTTTTACAGGGACTGTTACGGTTTAAAGGCGCAAGTTTTTTGGGGATTATCGCGTCTGTCGCCAAATTGTTTTTTGGAATTGGGGGAATTATTTTGCTTTCCGGGGTAATCGGTGCTTTCTATGGTTTGCTATTCGGATTTATCTTAGTTTTTATTGTAGGATGCTTGGTTTTAAAGAAGAATCTACATC
This window contains:
- a CDS encoding oligosaccharide flippase family protein, with the translated sequence MDIRFFPLSTLKKRVLPESGSTRIYRIYVGPALFFTVNLASSFVSYLFQLLASRALSIVEYGELVALFSAIGIITLPFAVVNPAIVKKVSEYKVHQNFASLTKLFSGLVVINLLFSLILLLFFGLFSKQSASWLNIANQHTILLCSLIAGVSLVSGLPGIFLQGLLRFKGASFLGIIASVAKLFFGIGGIILLSGVIGAFYGLLFGFILVFIVGCLVLKKNLHLKNIFELDFAPVRSIFSYAVSSVIIIAPITIILNLDTILAKHYLVPELAGIYSSVAIIGKIIFFGVSGFGAIVFPIISEKVTRGESLDKFIAGSLKIYLALLFCAVAIYRFFPQIIVNLLFGSRYIDAIPHLGIYAVYISFYSILSLFSTIYLATARFAYGKILLGGLFLYLGFVVLSTKTINGLIYAGILSMGLTLVATIVYHYAFVRNSSRLQAGKDN